A genomic stretch from Ignavibacteriota bacterium includes:
- a CDS encoding TolC family protein: MTRKLLLCCCLLSLTAAAQPRIVTLDEMQRRAAEYGHGVRIARAGAEKARAQADMTSASRLPRLDASFSYTRISETGKIDLQIPGIPLPVKTISFGDGNVADAAVTLSAPLFTGFRLDAHNRIARENSAAAATAADGAAFDARCAAARLYYAAVQATYAAGILESQRALLAELLHLRRALTEQGQGLAFDTLLVSTRILQLDVEATQARHARATALLSLVELTGATDIGGVDTTDLSPPSALPSAEVLIAMAAASRADLLVAASAQRSAELGITAAESSMYPTVAAVASLHYARPGVDQIRNEWMDYYTAGVKMEWNLWAWSADKHAIEKAQLEERASALRVEQVRNRLETGIRALLLDLDTRAATIGLLDRQIQQERTRLDIARARLREGTAIPADVLDAETALTRSLLQHAQTRIEYLLKRIDLVQAVGREIGDAQ, from the coding sequence ATGACTCGAAAACTCCTCCTCTGCTGTTGTCTCCTGTCGCTCACTGCAGCGGCGCAGCCGCGCATTGTCACGCTCGATGAAATGCAGCGCCGGGCCGCGGAATACGGGCACGGGGTGCGCATCGCCCGCGCCGGCGCCGAGAAGGCGCGCGCACAGGCCGACATGACCTCGGCCTCGCGGCTGCCGCGCCTCGACGCCTCGTTTTCGTACACACGCATCAGCGAGACCGGAAAAATCGATCTGCAGATTCCAGGCATTCCACTGCCCGTCAAAACGATATCCTTCGGCGACGGCAATGTGGCCGACGCAGCCGTCACCCTCAGCGCGCCGCTCTTCACCGGATTCCGCCTGGATGCGCACAACCGCATCGCCCGTGAAAACAGCGCGGCCGCTGCGACCGCGGCCGATGGCGCGGCCTTCGACGCTCGCTGTGCGGCGGCGCGCCTTTACTACGCGGCAGTGCAGGCCACATACGCTGCAGGCATCCTCGAGTCACAGCGCGCGCTGCTTGCGGAACTGCTGCATCTCCGCCGCGCGCTGACGGAGCAGGGTCAGGGTCTCGCCTTCGATACATTGCTCGTGTCCACACGGATACTGCAGCTCGATGTCGAGGCCACGCAGGCGCGCCACGCGCGCGCCACCGCACTTCTCTCGCTCGTGGAACTCACCGGCGCCACCGACATTGGCGGCGTGGACACGACAGACCTTTCGCCACCTTCCGCCCTCCCCTCCGCTGAAGTCCTGATAGCGATGGCCGCCGCGTCGCGCGCCGACCTGCTGGTCGCGGCGTCGGCTCAGCGCTCGGCGGAACTCGGGATCACCGCGGCCGAGTCGTCGATGTACCCGACCGTTGCGGCTGTCGCGTCGCTGCACTACGCTCGTCCGGGCGTCGATCAGATCCGGAACGAATGGATGGATTATTACACGGCCGGTGTGAAGATGGAATGGAATCTCTGGGCCTGGTCCGCCGATAAACACGCCATCGAAAAGGCGCAGCTCGAGGAGCGTGCCTCGGCCCTTCGTGTGGAGCAGGTGCGCAACCGCCTCGAAACCGGCATTCGCGCGCTCCTACTCGATCTCGACACACGCGCGGCGACCATCGGCCTCCTGGACCGGCAGATACAGCAGGAGCGCACGCGCCTCGACATCGCCCGCGCGCGGCTGCGCGAAGGCACAGCCATCCCCGCCGACGTGCTTGACGCCGAAACGGCGCTGACACGCTCTCTGCTGCAACACGCGCAAACCCGCATCGAGTATCTCCTGAAACGGATCGATCTCGTACAGGCCGTCGGCCGTGAAATCGGAGACGCACAATGA
- a CDS encoding sigma-54-dependent Fis family transcriptional regulator, with product MTDPLSTSSIHLLVVDDEASVRESLEQWFLEDGYSVHTAENAAAALDILQRERIDLVLLDIKMPGMDGLALQERIREFDTDIIIIIITAFASVDTAVRALKAGAFDYVTKPIDPDELSTMVRNAAQQRRLARENAQLRQTVDALHHIDDIVGASEEMVKVFDLVRTVAPTKSTVLIRGESGTGKELIARAIHANSTRKYFPIIPVNCGALSESLLESELFGHEKGSFTGAQYRRKGKFEMANGGTLFLDEIGTLAPKTQVDLLRVLESHQFQRVGGEQTIHVDFRLICATNADLEAAVRDGTFREDLYYRINVFAITIPPLRERRGDIPMLAEHFVHKYARLMNRTAKEFSEGAMSLLTTYAWPGNVRELENAVERAMVVSSRPFIEEEDLPMHLSTRAAGAAGESLADVERRHIVQVLSEMNWNITRSAERLAIDRVTLYNKIEKYGLKRPE from the coding sequence ATGACCGATCCCCTCTCCACTTCGTCGATACACCTGCTCGTCGTTGACGACGAAGCGTCCGTCCGCGAATCCCTGGAACAATGGTTCCTCGAGGACGGCTACAGCGTACACACGGCCGAGAACGCCGCCGCCGCCCTCGACATCCTGCAGCGCGAACGAATCGATCTCGTGCTGCTGGACATCAAGATGCCCGGCATGGACGGCCTTGCGCTGCAGGAACGCATCCGGGAATTCGATACCGACATCATCATCATCATCATCACGGCGTTCGCGTCGGTCGACACCGCCGTCCGAGCCCTCAAGGCAGGCGCCTTCGATTACGTAACCAAACCGATCGACCCCGACGAGCTCTCGACGATGGTACGCAACGCGGCGCAGCAGCGACGCCTCGCGCGAGAGAATGCGCAGCTCCGCCAGACCGTCGACGCGCTGCATCATATCGACGACATCGTCGGAGCGAGCGAGGAGATGGTGAAGGTATTCGACCTCGTCCGCACCGTGGCCCCGACAAAATCGACCGTGCTGATACGCGGCGAAAGCGGCACGGGCAAGGAGTTGATCGCGCGGGCAATACACGCGAACAGCACACGGAAGTACTTCCCCATCATCCCCGTAAACTGCGGCGCTCTGTCGGAGTCGCTGCTCGAGAGCGAACTCTTCGGACATGAAAAGGGATCGTTCACGGGCGCGCAGTACAGACGCAAAGGGAAATTCGAAATGGCAAATGGCGGAACACTGTTCCTGGACGAAATCGGCACACTTGCGCCCAAGACCCAGGTGGATCTGCTGCGCGTGCTCGAATCGCATCAGTTCCAGCGCGTGGGCGGCGAGCAGACCATACACGTGGATTTCCGTCTCATCTGTGCGACCAATGCCGACCTCGAGGCGGCCGTGCGCGACGGGACGTTCAGAGAGGACCTGTACTACCGCATCAACGTGTTTGCGATCACGATACCGCCCCTGCGCGAGAGGAGGGGCGACATACCGATGCTGGCGGAACATTTTGTGCACAAGTACGCGCGGCTGATGAATCGCACCGCGAAGGAGTTTTCCGAAGGCGCCATGTCTTTGCTTACGACGTACGCGTGGCCGGGCAATGTGCGTGAACTCGAGAATGCGGTTGAGCGCGCGATGGTTGTGTCGTCGCGGCCTTTCATCGAGGAGGAGGATCTGCCCATGCATCTCTCGACGCGGGCCGCGGGCGCAGCCGGCGAGAGTCTCGCGGATGTGGAGCGCAGGCATATCGTGCAGGTGCTCTCGGAGATGAATTGGAACATCACCCGCTCCGCCGAGCGGCTGGCCATCGATCGTGTCACACTGTACAATAAGATCGAAAAGTACGGACTGAAGCGGCCGGAATAG
- a CDS encoding TetR family transcriptional regulator produces the protein MISIDQREYSDTESAIFLAALDVFGEHGKSGARMRDIARRAGINPALVHYYFRSKDRLYEEVFSYMLRTHFMVLSASLSKEKDFASQLRAFICTYMDMLERTPALVGFMTRELSTGATNLAVHFARVANDPAFPPRAFLLAVERAIRRREIRKVDPMQTLITVLGSCVYFYLAIPLLKSIAPDIAGDPAAFAARRREHIFDLVYHGLSTRRTHA, from the coding sequence ATGATCAGCATCGACCAGCGCGAATACTCCGACACCGAAAGCGCCATTTTCCTGGCGGCGCTCGACGTGTTCGGGGAACATGGAAAAAGCGGCGCGCGCATGCGTGACATAGCGCGGCGCGCGGGGATCAATCCGGCGCTGGTGCATTATTACTTCCGATCCAAGGACCGTCTGTACGAGGAGGTATTCTCGTACATGCTGCGCACACATTTTATGGTGCTCTCGGCGTCCCTGTCGAAAGAAAAGGATTTTGCGTCGCAATTGCGCGCGTTTATTTGCACCTACATGGACATGCTGGAACGCACGCCCGCGCTGGTCGGCTTCATGACACGCGAACTGTCGACCGGCGCAACGAACCTGGCGGTGCACTTCGCGCGGGTGGCGAACGATCCGGCGTTTCCTCCGCGCGCGTTTCTTCTGGCCGTCGAGCGCGCCATCCGGCGCAGGGAAATCCGGAAAGTGGATCCGATGCAGACCCTCATTACCGTACTCGGGAGCTGCGTCTATTTCTACCTCGCGATACCGCTCCTCAAGAGCATCGCCCCCGACATCGCCGGGGATCCTGCCGCCTTCGCTGCGCGCAGACGCGAACACATTTTCGACCTCGTGTATCATGGATTGTCGACACGGAGAACACACGCATGA
- a CDS encoding efflux RND transporter periplasmic adaptor subunit, which translates to MTPRRRITFPRTVRTFPMRPFLSSLFVLAVLAGCGGGENSAFEYTGTAEARIVRVSAQTAGTITSVLIDDGDDVRADSVLATVRVDKLELQAAQAGSVREELAHQRAALDAQIAAARITRENLHTRLQRLEALLRDNATTRQSVDDARAQLDGSDAQIRSLQKQHAALGSKEAQTASTVGLLKTQIGEATIVAPLDGRVLVRYADPGELAMPGTPICDIADLRSMWTRIYIAETDLASVSVGQKATIRIDSASDVSLHGTVTWISDKAEFTPKTILTEETRTTLVFAAKVRLDNPDGKIKIGMPLTVTLDIP; encoded by the coding sequence ATGACACCCCGTCGTCGCATCACCTTTCCCCGCACAGTGAGAACATTCCCCATGCGCCCATTCCTCTCTTCCCTGTTCGTCCTCGCGGTCCTGGCCGGATGCGGCGGCGGCGAGAACTCCGCGTTCGAGTACACCGGCACCGCCGAAGCGCGCATCGTACGTGTAAGCGCACAGACGGCGGGCACCATCACCTCGGTTCTGATCGACGACGGCGACGACGTGCGCGCCGATTCCGTCCTTGCCACTGTGCGTGTCGACAAACTTGAACTGCAGGCGGCGCAGGCGGGCTCCGTTCGCGAGGAACTGGCGCATCAGCGCGCGGCCCTCGACGCGCAGATCGCCGCGGCGCGCATCACGCGTGAGAATCTGCACACGCGCCTGCAGCGTCTCGAGGCGCTGCTGCGCGACAACGCGACCACGAGGCAATCCGTCGACGACGCACGCGCACAGCTCGACGGGTCCGATGCCCAAATCCGCAGCCTGCAGAAACAACACGCCGCTCTCGGTAGCAAGGAGGCGCAGACGGCCTCCACTGTCGGCCTCCTGAAGACGCAGATCGGCGAGGCGACCATCGTGGCGCCTCTCGACGGCCGTGTCCTGGTGCGATATGCGGATCCCGGCGAACTCGCCATGCCCGGCACACCCATCTGCGACATCGCCGATCTTCGCAGTATGTGGACGCGCATCTACATCGCAGAGACCGATCTCGCGTCGGTGTCCGTCGGACAGAAGGCGACCATCCGCATCGACAGCGCGTCCGATGTATCGCTGCACGGCACGGTGACCTGGATATCCGACAAGGCCGAGTTCACACCCAAGACCATCCTCACCGAGGAGACCCGCACCACGCTCGTGTTTGCGGCGAAGGTGCGGCTCGACAATCCCGATGGAAAAATCAAGATCGGCATGCCTCTGACCGTGACACTCGACATACCGTGA
- a CDS encoding ABC transporter ATP-binding protein, with product MTTDVAVDMRELTKDFGAFRAVDSVSLRVHRGEVFGFLGANGAGKTTVIRMLCGLLKPSGGTARVGGFDIAREARSVKASIGYMSQKFSLYEDLTVRNNIEFYGGVYGLTRAQLRVKTEALLAELRLEEHADRVTNSLPLGWKQRLALGTALLHDPHILFLDEPTGGVDPISRRNFWRLIYELAAKGTTVFVTTHYMDEAEYCSRLSIMHGGRLIALGTPGELKRAHGFDSMQDVFMKLVRDETARAKSSREG from the coding sequence ATGACGACTGATGTTGCTGTCGATATGCGCGAGCTCACAAAGGATTTCGGCGCGTTCCGCGCCGTGGATTCCGTGTCGCTCAGGGTGCACCGCGGCGAGGTGTTCGGATTTCTCGGTGCGAATGGCGCCGGCAAGACCACGGTGATACGGATGCTGTGCGGACTGCTCAAACCGAGCGGAGGTACCGCGCGTGTCGGAGGTTTCGACATCGCGCGCGAAGCGCGGAGTGTAAAGGCCTCGATAGGATACATGAGCCAGAAGTTCTCGCTTTATGAAGATTTGACGGTCAGAAACAACATCGAATTCTACGGGGGCGTGTACGGTTTGACACGCGCACAACTGCGAGTAAAGACAGAGGCCCTGCTGGCGGAACTTCGCCTTGAGGAACATGCCGACCGTGTGACCAATTCCCTGCCTCTCGGCTGGAAGCAGCGCCTGGCCCTGGGCACGGCGCTGCTGCATGATCCGCACATCCTGTTTCTCGACGAACCGACCGGCGGCGTCGATCCCATTTCGCGGCGCAATTTCTGGCGGCTCATTTACGAACTCGCCGCAAAGGGGACCACGGTGTTTGTCACGACGCACTACATGGACGAGGCCGAATACTGCTCGCGGCTTTCCATCATGCACGGCGGCCGTCTCATCGCGCTCGGCACTCCGGGTGAACTCAAGCGCGCGCACGGCTTCGACAGCATGCAGGACGTGTTCATGAAGCTGGTCCGCGACGAGACGGCGCGCGCCAAGTCCTCGAGGGAGGGGTGA
- a CDS encoding 4Fe-4S dicluster domain-containing protein, with the protein MSYALLIDITQCVGCGECRTACQKSHGFPEIEARNLNEKNFTTLEQYGDTWVRRMCRHCNEPACGSVCPVGALEKTKAGPVNYDASKCLGCRYCMLACPFDIPKYEWSSNNPRVRKCTMCYDERTSKGQPTACSEACPAGATLFGKRDELLAEAHRRISENPDNYVHRIYGEKEIGGMSVLFLSSVPFEKLGFKTEIGSEALPQKTWNVLSKLPDVVVTAGAAFSAIYWITHRREEVKRFEESQRNNNSTK; encoded by the coding sequence ATGTCCTATGCCCTTCTCATCGACATCACCCAGTGCGTGGGCTGCGGCGAATGCCGTACAGCCTGCCAGAAATCGCACGGGTTCCCCGAGATCGAGGCGCGCAATCTGAACGAAAAGAATTTCACGACGCTCGAACAATACGGCGATACCTGGGTCCGCCGCATGTGCCGCCACTGCAACGAGCCCGCCTGCGGCTCGGTGTGCCCCGTCGGTGCGCTCGAAAAGACCAAGGCCGGCCCGGTGAACTACGACGCTTCGAAGTGCCTCGGCTGCCGCTATTGTATGCTCGCCTGTCCGTTCGACATTCCGAAGTACGAGTGGAGCAGCAACAATCCCCGCGTGCGTAAATGCACCATGTGTTACGACGAACGCACGTCGAAGGGACAGCCGACGGCCTGCAGCGAGGCGTGTCCCGCAGGCGCGACGCTGTTCGGGAAACGCGACGAATTGCTCGCCGAGGCGCACCGCCGCATCAGCGAGAATCCGGACAACTACGTCCATCGTATCTATGGCGAAAAGGAAATTGGCGGCATGTCCGTTCTCTTCCTCTCGAGCGTGCCTTTCGAGAAACTGGGATTCAAAACCGAAATCGGATCCGAAGCGCTTCCGCAGAAAACGTGGAATGTGCTTTCCAAACTGCCCGACGTTGTTGTGACGGCGGGAGCGGCCTTCTCCGCGATCTACTGGATCACGCATCGTCGCGAAGAAGTGAAGCGGTTCGAAGAATCCCAACGCAATAACAACAGCACGAAGTGA
- a CDS encoding archaemetzincin family Zn-dependent metalloprotease yields MTDILLIPLEADRDLSLDEFAADLGQVLAARVTVGALPVPIREAYDASRRQYHSGRILQMLLDTAPPGKTKLLGVTSHDLFLPVLTYIFGQAQLAARACIFSSFRLRNDLYGLAPSSHLLRRRSFKEALHELGHTYGLRHCADEPCVMNASTYVEDIDIKPAEFCASCSPVIHRAEF; encoded by the coding sequence ATGACGGACATTCTGCTCATCCCGCTCGAAGCCGACCGCGACCTGTCTCTCGACGAATTCGCCGCGGATCTGGGCCAGGTGCTCGCGGCCCGTGTCACGGTCGGCGCATTGCCCGTCCCCATCCGCGAGGCATACGACGCCTCGCGCAGGCAGTACCACAGCGGACGAATCCTGCAGATGCTGCTCGACACTGCTCCACCCGGCAAGACGAAACTGCTCGGCGTCACCTCGCACGATCTTTTTCTGCCCGTGCTCACCTACATTTTCGGACAGGCGCAACTGGCCGCCCGCGCCTGCATTTTTTCCTCGTTCCGTCTGCGCAACGATCTCTACGGTCTGGCGCCGTCGTCGCATCTGCTCCGCCGCCGTTCATTCAAGGAGGCATTGCACGAACTCGGGCACACCTACGGACTGCGCCACTGCGCCGACGAACCCTGCGTCATGAACGCCTCGACCTACGTCGAGGACATCGACATCAAACCCGCGGAATTCTGTGCCTCCTGTTCCCCGGTGATACACCGCGCGGAATTCTGA
- the hybB gene encoding Ni/Fe-hydrogenase cytochrome b subunit: MISLKKHLSFWKILGAFFVLGGLVSAVMRFAFGLGKATNLSDAAPWGIWIGFDVVTGVGLAAGGFTLCGIVYVFNLKRFKAIVRPTVLTAFLGYLLVIVGLMFDLGRPWSIWHAIIMWNPHSVMFEVAWCVMLYTTVLALEFSPVVLERFKMTRLLKIMKAITIPLVVAGILLSMLHQSSLGSLYLIIPEKMHPFWYSPMLPVFFFVSAVTVGLAMTIVESYLSARVFNKALETPLLRDLARAMIGVATVYVTMRLIDMVHGNKFALLDGSLQTIMLLVELALFFVLPIVLFNIRGFGQTRLGLSLCAMSVVLGFVTNRLNVALTSIEPYYGGVYFPSVGEIFVSLAVVTVGFWVFGFAVKHLPIFADISHEEKHQTVRLSAARPVKGEAPKGTVEVSVS, translated from the coding sequence ATGATATCCCTGAAAAAACACTTGTCCTTCTGGAAGATCCTCGGCGCATTTTTTGTGCTCGGCGGACTCGTCTCGGCCGTCATGCGTTTTGCCTTCGGGCTCGGCAAGGCCACCAATCTCTCCGATGCCGCACCGTGGGGCATCTGGATCGGTTTCGATGTTGTCACCGGAGTGGGTCTGGCCGCCGGCGGATTCACTCTGTGCGGTATTGTGTACGTGTTCAATCTGAAACGCTTCAAGGCCATCGTCCGTCCGACGGTACTGACGGCCTTCCTCGGTTATCTGCTCGTGATCGTGGGTCTCATGTTCGACCTCGGACGTCCCTGGTCGATCTGGCATGCGATCATCATGTGGAATCCTCATTCGGTCATGTTCGAAGTGGCCTGGTGTGTGATGCTCTACACCACGGTGCTTGCCCTCGAATTCAGTCCGGTGGTGCTCGAGCGCTTCAAGATGACACGCCTGCTCAAGATCATGAAGGCCATCACGATACCGCTTGTTGTCGCGGGCATCCTCCTGTCGATGCTGCACCAGTCCTCGCTTGGCAGTCTCTATCTCATCATCCCCGAGAAAATGCATCCCTTCTGGTACTCGCCGATGCTGCCGGTGTTTTTCTTCGTGTCGGCCGTCACCGTGGGCCTGGCGATGACCATTGTCGAGTCGTACCTCAGCGCGCGTGTCTTTAACAAGGCGCTCGAGACGCCATTGCTGCGAGACCTTGCCCGCGCAATGATCGGTGTCGCCACTGTGTACGTAACCATGCGTTTGATCGACATGGTGCACGGCAACAAGTTCGCGCTTCTCGACGGCTCGCTGCAAACAATCATGCTGCTCGTGGAACTCGCCCTGTTCTTCGTCCTGCCGATCGTGCTCTTCAACATCCGTGGCTTCGGGCAGACGCGTCTCGGCCTGTCGCTCTGCGCCATGTCGGTGGTGCTGGGTTTTGTCACCAACCGCCTCAACGTAGCGCTCACTTCGATTGAACCGTATTACGGTGGCGTGTATTTCCCCTCCGTCGGCGAGATTTTTGTGTCGCTTGCAGTGGTGACAGTCGGTTTCTGGGTGTTCGGCTTCGCGGTCAAACATCTCCCGATCTTCGCCGATATCTCGCACGAGGAGAAACACCAGACCGTGCGCCTCTCGGCCGCCCGTCCGGTGAAAGGCGAAGCACCGAAAGGTACGGTCGAAGTGTCCGTTTCCTGA
- a CDS encoding ABC transporter ATP-binding protein, whose translation MTPAVSISSLSKSFGATEAVRDVSLEIRPAELFGLIGPDGAGKTTTMRIITTLLAPDAGTVTVLGHETRTGRTEIRSKIGYMPQRFSLYPDLSVEQNLDFFADLFGVPQAELTEKKKELYRFSRLDPFATRLAGRLSGGMKQKLALSCALIHDPLLLVLDEPTTGVDPVSRQELWSILRAMRDRGVTVLVSTPYMDEALLCDRISIMNEGCILASGAPAEIISSYPYSMYSAPRERADGNAFSSLIRLDDGEGPGIRSVHSFGDRVHVATERPLDGAGRAAAERALKLREGSLEPAEPTLEDVFIHLIETAPNDD comes from the coding sequence GTGACGCCTGCCGTTTCCATATCATCTTTGTCGAAATCTTTCGGCGCAACCGAAGCGGTGCGCGACGTCTCGCTCGAGATTCGTCCCGCGGAGTTGTTCGGACTTATCGGACCCGACGGGGCGGGCAAGACGACGACGATGCGCATCATCACTACGCTGCTTGCGCCGGATGCCGGCACTGTCACCGTGCTCGGCCACGAAACGCGCACAGGCCGCACCGAGATACGCTCGAAGATCGGCTACATGCCACAGCGCTTTTCCCTCTATCCCGATCTTTCGGTGGAACAGAATCTGGATTTTTTTGCGGACCTCTTCGGCGTACCCCAGGCGGAGTTGACAGAGAAGAAAAAGGAACTGTACCGTTTCAGCCGGCTCGATCCATTCGCGACGCGGCTGGCGGGGCGGCTGTCCGGCGGCATGAAGCAGAAGCTCGCGCTGTCCTGCGCCCTCATCCACGATCCGCTGTTGCTTGTGCTTGACGAGCCGACAACAGGCGTCGATCCCGTGTCGCGGCAGGAGCTGTGGTCCATTCTCCGCGCAATGCGCGACCGCGGTGTCACAGTGCTAGTCTCGACGCCGTACATGGATGAAGCCCTGCTCTGCGACCGCATCTCGATCATGAACGAGGGCTGCATTCTCGCCTCGGGCGCACCCGCCGAGATCATTTCATCGTATCCGTACTCGATGTACAGCGCACCACGCGAAAGAGCAGACGGAAACGCGTTCTCGTCGCTGATCAGACTCGACGATGGCGAAGGTCCGGGCATACGATCCGTCCACAGCTTCGGCGATCGTGTTCACGTGGCCACGGAACGGCCGCTCGACGGAGCGGGCCGCGCGGCAGCCGAGCGCGCGCTGAAACTGCGTGAGGGCTCGCTTGAACCCGCGGAGCCAACGCTGGAGGACGTGTTCATCCACCTTATCGAGACGGCGCCCAATGACGACTGA
- a CDS encoding HAMP domain-containing histidine kinase, with translation MNIFRSLSLQIVTILVLSLAVVLLGTTIFSIRAQRETLEQTVQEAVERTSEMTKQALRRSMSENNSSELSSIIQDLGSLRGIDHIRIYDKRGVIKYSDSLSEIGHVVDVKADACIMCHGGGSDFVKTSSDQYARKYYAPSGHRVLGFINPIRNERGCWDAACHAHSEEQTVLGVLDVQMSLEYADKHIDDGVLLQLASAVVTLLAVAAVSAIFVFVGVHRPVKQVIAGTREIASGNLRHRITTRRSDEIGRLAEAFNRMAADLDGARNELLDWSNTLEQKVNQKTRELQSMQEQVLHMEKMASLGKLSSMIAHELNNPLSGILTLAKLSRKRLRDTVDQEKLARINSDLDIIAEEARRCGDIVRNLLFFARAHPQSRAVCNLHTLIERSLRLVQHQIDLQQIEVRYEPPPVSVRAYCDESQLQQVLIALLINAIEAMPDGGTLTVDAATDAGRTLLRVTDTGIGISAADLQRVFEPFFTTKESGFGTGLGLSIVYGIVKQHGGDITVQSEPGHGSSFIISLPVSGDTENTHREYQAS, from the coding sequence ATGAACATCTTCCGCTCGCTCAGTCTTCAGATCGTCACGATTCTCGTGCTCTCGCTCGCGGTCGTGCTGCTGGGGACGACGATATTCAGCATCCGCGCGCAGAGGGAAACGCTCGAGCAGACGGTGCAGGAGGCGGTGGAACGCACCAGCGAGATGACCAAGCAGGCCCTGCGGCGAAGTATGTCGGAGAACAACTCGTCGGAGCTGAGTTCCATCATCCAGGATCTCGGATCCCTGCGCGGCATCGATCACATTCGCATTTACGACAAGCGCGGGGTGATCAAGTATTCGGATTCGCTCTCTGAGATCGGGCACGTGGTGGATGTGAAGGCCGACGCCTGCATCATGTGCCACGGCGGCGGTTCCGATTTTGTGAAGACCAGTTCCGATCAGTACGCGCGCAAGTACTACGCTCCGTCGGGTCATCGCGTGCTTGGCTTCATCAACCCGATACGCAACGAGCGCGGGTGCTGGGATGCCGCCTGTCACGCCCACTCCGAAGAACAGACGGTGCTGGGTGTGCTCGACGTGCAGATGAGTCTCGAATACGCCGACAAACACATCGACGACGGTGTACTGCTGCAACTCGCCTCGGCCGTTGTGACCCTGCTCGCCGTCGCCGCGGTCTCCGCCATTTTTGTCTTTGTCGGCGTGCATCGGCCGGTGAAACAAGTGATCGCGGGCACGCGCGAAATCGCCTCCGGAAACCTGCGGCACCGCATCACGACTCGGCGTTCCGACGAGATCGGGCGTCTCGCCGAGGCCTTCAACCGTATGGCGGCTGACTTGGACGGCGCGCGCAACGAGCTGCTCGACTGGTCGAACACACTCGAGCAGAAGGTGAACCAGAAGACGCGCGAACTGCAGTCGATGCAGGAGCAGGTTCTACACATGGAAAAAATGGCGTCGCTCGGCAAGTTGAGCTCGATGATTGCACACGAGTTGAACAATCCGCTCTCGGGCATTCTGACTCTTGCGAAATTGAGCCGCAAGCGGCTCCGCGACACTGTGGACCAAGAGAAGCTGGCGCGCATCAATAGCGACCTCGACATCATCGCAGAGGAGGCGCGGCGCTGCGGAGACATCGTCCGCAACCTGCTGTTTTTTGCGCGCGCGCATCCACAGTCGCGGGCGGTCTGCAATCTGCACACGCTCATCGAGCGCTCGCTGCGCCTCGTCCAGCACCAGATCGACCTGCAGCAGATCGAGGTGCGCTACGAGCCGCCGCCCGTTTCCGTCCGCGCGTACTGCGACGAGTCGCAGTTGCAGCAGGTGCTCATCGCGCTGCTCATCAATGCGATCGAAGCCATGCCGGACGGCGGCACGTTAACCGTGGACGCCGCAACCGACGCAGGGCGCACACTGCTGCGCGTCACCGACACCGGTATCGGCATCTCGGCCGCCGATCTGCAGCGCGTCTTCGAACCGTTTTTCACCACGAAGGAAAGCGGCTTCGGCACGGGCCTCGGCCTCTCGATCGTGTACGGCATAGTCAAACAGCATGGCGGCGACATCACCGTGCAGAGCGAGCCCGGACACGGCAGTTCCTTCATCATCTCCCTTCCTGTTTCAGGCGACACAGAAAACACACACAGAGAATACCAGGCATCATGA